TGTGGAACAATTCGTAGAAGGCACTGTGGGTATCCGAGCGGGCGTTGAAGACGTTGAACATCTGGAACAGCATTAGCGTGGTAAACGCCATCGTGCGCCCGTATGGCATGTCACCTGTTCCGGCGATCAGGCCGCCCGGCAGGGATCGATCGAGCACGAACAATGTTCCGACCGCCATGATGCAGCCAACGAAGATAATGCCCAGCCACATCTCGCGCGTAATCACACCGCTGCCCGGCGGGCGGGGTTTTTGCTTCATTACGTCGGGAGCGGCAGGATCGAGGCCCAGCGCCAGGGCGGGCGCCCCGTCCGTCACCAGGTTGATCCACAGGATGTGCGTTGCCAGCAGCGGTGCGATGAACGCTTCGTTACCAGTGGCGGTCAGGCCTAGCACACCCGCCAGCACCACGCTGCCGAACATGGTCAGCACCTCGCCGATGTTCGACGACAGCAGGAAGCGCAGGAACTTTTGGATGTTGGCAAAGATCGCGCGTCCTTCTTCCACCGCTGCCACGATCGTGGCAAAGTTATCGTCGGCTAAGATCATGTCGGCGGCTTCCTTCGCAACATCCGTGCCGGTGATGCCCATCGCCACGCCGATGTCCGCAGCTTTGAGTGCGGGCGCATCGTTCACGCCGTCGCCGGTCATGGCAACCACGTGACCGTTGTGCTGCAAGGCATCAACGATGCGTAGCTTATGTTCCGGATTGACACGCGCATATACCGCGACCTCACACACCCTCGTGCGTAACTCCTCGTCTGTGAGTCGCTCCAGTTCCGCGCCGGTGATCACCGTCGCGGTGGTGGCAAGCCCTAACTCCTCAGCAATCGCCACCGCCGTTTTCGGATGATCACCCGTGATCATAATCGGCCGAATGCCTGCGCCTTTGGCCACCGCAACCGCGTCCTTGGCTTCTTCGCGTGGCGGGTCGATCATGCCCACCAGCCCCAGAAACACCAGTTCCTGCTCAATTCGGTCGCTCAGTGCATCAGGGTGTTCGAGCGCATGGCGCGGCAGGGAACGGTAGGCGATGCCGAGCGTCCGCAGCGCCTCACCGGCCAGTTGTTCGTTGATCTCTAGAATCCGCGTGCGGCGCTCCTCGGTCAAGGGTTGCGGTCCATCGCCGACCCAGATCGCATGACAGCGACGTAGCAAAATGTCGGGTGCGCCCTTGGTGAAGACCAGCAGCCGCTCTGGCCGCTCGGCATCGGTATGCACGGTACTCATCAGCTTGCGCTCTGAGGAGAACGGCACCTCGCCGATGCGCGCAAAGCGTTTGTCAAGCGCCTCATCCGTGAGTCCCGCTTTACGCGCCGCGACGATCAGCGCGCCCTCGGTTGGATCGCCCTGGATGATCCAGCGTCCGTCACGCTGCTGCAAGACCGCGTTGTTGGCGCGATCCGCCGCGACCAGCGTGAAGGTCACCTCGGTACGCAATGACTCATCCTGAATCGGGTGGCCATCTTGCAGCAGCTCGCCGACCGGGGCATAGCCAATACCGGTGACCTCCACTCGGCCACTGGCGGTAACAATCGTGCGGACAGTCATCTCGTTTTTGGTCAGCGTCCCGGTTTTGTCGGAGGCGATCACCGTCGCTGAGCCCAGCGTCTCGACGGCCGGCAGCTTGCACACAATCGCATTGCGCTTGGCCATGCGCTGCACGCCTAGTGCTAGCACCACCGTCACCATCGCCGGCAAGCCTTCCGGCACCGCCGCTACGGCCAGTGCCACGCCCAGGGTCAGCACGTCCACCAGCGCACTAAACTGGCGGATGCCTTGCACCACGATAATGGTGGTGCTCATGATGACTGCAAGAATAATCACCACGATGCCGAGCAGCTTGCCGGTACGATCCAACTCTTGTTGCAGCGGCGTTGGCTCGCTCTCGGTTTGACTCAGCAGGCTGGCGATCTTGCCCATCTCGGTCTGCATGCCGGTCGCGGTGACCACCGCCCGGCCGCGGCCGTAGGTCACGGAGGTGCCGCTGAAGACCATGTTCGCGCGGTCGCCAATGCCGACTTGCTCTGGTATAGGAGCGGTAGTTTTGGAGACCGGCATGCTCTCGCCGGTGAGCGAAGCTTCGTTGGTTTGGAGCGCGACGGAGCAGATGAGTCGCCCATCGGCGGGGATCTTATCGCCCTCTTCGATCAGGATAATGTCGCCCGGCACCAGCTCGGCGGCAGGGACACGCTGGAGCCGACCATCGCGCACCACAGATGCCTCATCAGCCGTCATCGCCCGCAGCGCCGCAACGGCGCGCTCGGCCCGCTCCTCCTGCACAAAGCCCAGGATGCCGTTGAGCAGGACGATCGCGAAGATCACTAACGACTCATAGGGCAGCGGCTCATCACGTTCGATCAGCCAAACCACCAGCGAAATCGCCGCCGCGATCAGCAGCAGGATAATCAGCACCTCCTGAAACTGAGCCAGAAACTTGCGCCAGGCGGGAACCGGCTGTTCAGCTTCGAGTTTGTTGAGGCCGTACTGCGCCAGACGCCGCCGCGCCTCCTCGGTCGTCAGACCGTGCGCGGCGTCACTACCCAGCGCCGCGATCACATCTTCCACCGGCTGCTGATACACGGCGACAGGTTCCGTGCTGATCATGTGGCTTACTCCTCGTGCTCCGCAGGCAGAGCACTGCTGCATGCTGCTCATTTCAGCGCCGCAGTAACCGCGCTCGCCACATCCATGAAGCTGCGCCCTGCGGCAACCCTTATGAGCATGCACGAATTAAACCGAATTGCCGTAGGGGCAAGCCAGCGCCGTACCCCTATCACCCGTCCGCATTTTAACCCAGGTTGCTACCTATAAGCGGTCGATGCTATGGGCCAGGAGAAATAAAACGACTTTCAGTTCAAAGCCGGCTGCGGTTAACGCATGAATAGCTTTTGGGAAGCGACGGGTGATCAAACTCCCGACCGTTTCAATAGACGTGCGGGCCACACTCCGGAGATAGGGTTCCCAGGATTGAACACCTTGTCGCCGAGGATCGTTGCGCCAGCAGGTACGTCAAACGGATACCAGTGCACGCCGCTCGTAGCGGAGTCGGGCGGAAGCGGAATATCGGGAATGGATAAAAGAAGAGGCGGAAGAGCAAGTAATGTGCCTGTTGGCAGTAGAAGGGAGCCGTCTATAGATCGACGACTGGAGATCGTGCCGCGCAGCAACCAGGCCGCTCCGCCGCAGACGCTCCAACCGATTCCGACGATCCCGCAGTTCGGCATCGGCGAGAACATCCGCAACGGCATCGCCGATGTGCGCCAACAGGTGGGCCGACGCTGGGATCAGCAGACCAAACGCTGGCTGCTGACCGATGCCGAAAACGCCGAGGTGCTGGTGACCTTGGAAAGCGTCGATTTCAACAACGGGCAGATCCGGCTGGCGTGGACGGTGGAGAATCGCCGCCGCGTGCCGGTGCGCATGGCGCTGGTGCCGGAGAACATTGCCATCTCCGACACCCAGATGCAGTACCGCATCGACCCGCAGCGCTCCGAGCCGCGCGGCACGCTGACGGTCGCGCCGGGCGAGAAGCGCAGCGCTACGGTGGTGGTGCCGCAGCCGGTGCGCGCCAATGCCCTCACGCTCCAGATCACGCTGCTGCGCGAGCCCTTCGGCGAGACGAGCTGGATCGTCAACGTGCCGCAGTAGCGCGGCTCCAGGTGTGGAGCTTTGCAAGCATCTGCCTCACGCATGCGCTGCAGTCACGGGAGCGACAACCAGGTCGCCCACAGCATGTTCGGGCTGCTGCGTGAAGCGCCGAAACTGCTCCACCAGCGGCGTAGCTACGTAGCACAGACCGCCATCAACTGCGCTGCGCGATTCGTACAAGCCTAGCTCGAGCAGGTAGTCGTTGCGTGGTCCGCGACCGGTGCGATAGCGCCAGTCGACCATGGTAAACAGTGGAAACCAGGTATAGCCGATCACCGGAATGCCCGCCTGGCGCAATGCGCGTACCGTCGCCACCGATGCTTCGAGCCAGCGTTGTTTGATCGCGAGGCTACCCTTGGCGCTGGTCTCGGTGATCATGATCGGCGCGCGGTAACGCTCGTACACATCACCGATCAGGTCGCCGAAACCGACGCCGCAGCGCTCCACCAGCCGACGCCGCAGACGACCTGCGGCATCGACCTCCAGCCGTACGGTTGACCATTGGGGATAGAAGTTGAGGCCGACCACGTCCAGCTCAACGGCGTGATCGCGGAGCCACTGCAGGTGATGCAAACTGACGCCATGCGCCAGCAGCCGGCTGAACAGGGGATGGTGCGTGTCAACCCGGCCGGTGATCAGGTCGTAAAACAGGAAGCGCAGCAGGCGCTGTTCGTTGGCCAACGGCTCTAGCTCAGCCCGTTGCGCGCGCGTGATACCGCCTGCCTCAACATGCACCATAATAAAGCGGGGATCGACTGCTTTGAGCGCCTGCACCGTACGCACGATGCCCAGCGCCAGGGCGATGCCCACCTGCATAAAGCCGCGCTCCCCGCGCAGGTAGGGCGGCCAGATGCCACGCTGACCACACATCTGCGCATTAACCACCGGCTCATTCAAAGGGGTATAGAAGCGCACGCGATCGCCATAGCGCTCGGCAACTGCGCGCGCATAAGCCGCGACCGCCTCCGGATAGCGCGGATCGGCGAACGAATGGGTTAGCCACAGGGGCGTGCCGTAGTGCACCAGGTCCAGGATCGGCTCCAACCCCAGCTCGTCAACCAGATAGGGGATGACCTGATCGGTCCACGACCAGTCGAAGCGCCCGGCTTCCGGCTCGACGCGATACCAGGGCATGCCCCAGCGGATCATGCGCGCACCGGTAGCACGCGCTAGAGCCAGATCCTCGCGCCACGACGCATAGTGGCCCATCAGCTCATACTCGTCCAGGGAACGCAGGCCGGACCGCGTCTGCGGCACGAACGTATCCTCGATCCCGACGGCCCAGCGGAAATCATCGGCGGTTGCGCCAAAAGGGAGGGATAAAGCATGCATCGATCTTCACCAGCTTGTTGAAGGCGGCCATGGTTCCAGCACCTGCTACTGATCGACCGGCTTTGGCTGCGGCCCGATATCCGGGCCCTTGACCACCGGCCGAGCATCTTCCCAGAGCAGTTCATCGATCATCATGCGGCGATACGCGACCGTTGGATTCCAGGAGTGATAGACCAGCCAGGTCTGGTCAGCGTCATCGACAGCGATGTCCTGGCCGCCCGGACCGATCGCCGCACCCGCCTGGAAGTCGGTGCTGAGCAGGGGATCGCTGGCGGGTTTGGTGTAGGGCCCCAGCACACGATCGGCAACGGCGTAGCCGATGGCGTAGGCCGAGCCGGAGTAGCTGTTCGCCGAATAAAACAGGTAATAACGACCGTCATGCTTCCACAACGTCGGCGCTTCCACCAGCCCACCCTCCCAGTACTGATCGTTGGTGATCAGCGGCACCGGCTCGCCCTCCAGGGTCAGGCCGTCGGCGGCAACCTTCTGCAGGTAGATATAGGTGAGATGGCCACAGCAGTTGCCGTCGTTCTTCCATAGCAGGTAGCGCGCGCCGTCATCATCAACAAAAGTCGCCGCATCGATCGAGCCACCCTGATCGAGCTGGCAGATCAATGGCTCCTCGCCGACCGGCACAAAGGCCGCCTCGGGATCATCGGCCATTGCGGCGCCGATGCACTGCCGGCCACTCTCGGTATGCCGCGCCGTGAAATACATCATGAAATGCTCGCCACCGTCCCAGGAGGTGACCTCGGGCGCCCATGTGAAGCCGGAGGAGGCCCAGGCCGGCAGGCTGGGCAGGGCATCGCTCAGGAGCTGCCAGTTCACCAGATCGGACGAGCGCGCCGTCTGGATGTTGTAGCCGCCGCTATTGGTGGCGTAGGCGTAATAGGTCTCGCCAACGCGCACGGTGTCGGGGTCGGGAAAATCGCGGTCGATGACCGGGTTGTAAAACTCGTTCGGGCCCGGGGTAGGCGTAGCCGTAGGAGCGCGGGTCGGCGACGGCGGCGTAGTGGCCGTCGCCGGCTGACGGGTCGGCGACGGTGATACCGTAGAAGCAGTGGCCGTCTGGCCGAGCGCCTGGGTCGCAACCGACGGCGCTGGCGACGACTCACGCCGGGCAGTTGGTTGATCGCTGCCGCAGGCCACCAGCAGCAACCAACAGCATAGGGTAACGCGAAGCGCGCGTTGCATGGCTCACCCCTTTAACCCGGTGATCGCGACGCTCTGGACGATATAGCGTTGCAGGAAGAGATAGAGCACTAGTACCGGGATCGCCGTGACCGCCGCGCCCGCCATCAGCTTGCCGTAGTCGAAGGTGTACTGGCCCTGCAAGGTCGCCAGGCCAACCGGCAGCGTCTGCATCTCACGCGCGTTCATCACCACCAGCGGCCACAGGAAATCGTTCCAGGAGGCCATAAAGGTGATCACCGCCAGGGTTGCCAGCGCGCCTCTGGAGAGCGGCAACGCCACACGCAGAAAGGTGGTCCAGACACTGGCGCCATCGATATAGGCCGCCTCCTCCAGCTCGCGCGGCAGGCTCAGAAAAAACTGGCGCAGGAAAAAGACGCCGAAGACGCCCGCCAGGCCGGGCGCGATTACCCCCTGATAGGTGTTGATCCAGCCCAGGCGCGCAATGGTGATGTAATTCGGGATCAAAAACATGATGCCAGGCATCACCAGGGTAGCCAGCAACAACCCGAACAAGGCACTGCGGCCACGAAACTCCATGCGCGCATAGGCATAGGCCGCCATGGCGTCGATCACCAGCACCAGGAGCGTAAAGACCGTGGCGATCCCCAGGCTGTTAGCGAACCAGCGCAGCACCGGCACCGACGGGTCGGCAAAGATCGAGCGAAAGTTCTCAAGCGTTGGATTGCGTGGAATCCAGTTGAACTGGACCCAC
This is a stretch of genomic DNA from Kallotenue papyrolyticum. It encodes these proteins:
- a CDS encoding glycoside hydrolase family 43 protein; the protein is MQRALRVTLCCWLLLVACGSDQPTARRESSPAPSVATQALGQTATASTVSPSPTRQPATATTPPSPTRAPTATPTPGPNEFYNPVIDRDFPDPDTVRVGETYYAYATNSGGYNIQTARSSDLVNWQLLSDALPSLPAWASSGFTWAPEVTSWDGGEHFMMYFTARHTESGRQCIGAAMADDPEAAFVPVGEEPLICQLDQGGSIDAATFVDDDGARYLLWKNDGNCCGHLTYIYLQKVAADGLTLEGEPVPLITNDQYWEGGLVEAPTLWKHDGRYYLFYSANSYSGSAYAIGYAVADRVLGPYTKPASDPLLSTDFQAGAAIGPGGQDIAVDDADQTWLVYHSWNPTVAYRRMMIDELLWEDARPVVKGPDIGPQPKPVDQ
- a CDS encoding cation-translocating P-type ATPase, which translates into the protein MISTEPVAVYQQPVEDVIAALGSDAAHGLTTEEARRRLAQYGLNKLEAEQPVPAWRKFLAQFQEVLIILLLIAAAISLVVWLIERDEPLPYESLVIFAIVLLNGILGFVQEERAERAVAALRAMTADEASVVRDGRLQRVPAAELVPGDIILIEEGDKIPADGRLICSVALQTNEASLTGESMPVSKTTAPIPEQVGIGDRANMVFSGTSVTYGRGRAVVTATGMQTEMGKIASLLSQTESEPTPLQQELDRTGKLLGIVVIILAVIMSTTIIVVQGIRQFSALVDVLTLGVALAVAAVPEGLPAMVTVVLALGVQRMAKRNAIVCKLPAVETLGSATVIASDKTGTLTKNEMTVRTIVTASGRVEVTGIGYAPVGELLQDGHPIQDESLRTEVTFTLVAADRANNAVLQQRDGRWIIQGDPTEGALIVAARKAGLTDEALDKRFARIGEVPFSSERKLMSTVHTDAERPERLLVFTKGAPDILLRRCHAIWVGDGPQPLTEERRTRILEINEQLAGEALRTLGIAYRSLPRHALEHPDALSDRIEQELVFLGLVGMIDPPREEAKDAVAVAKGAGIRPIMITGDHPKTAVAIAEELGLATTATVITGAELERLTDEELRTRVCEVAVYARVNPEHKLRIVDALQHNGHVVAMTGDGVNDAPALKAADIGVAMGITGTDVAKEAADMILADDNFATIVAAVEEGRAIFANIQKFLRFLLSSNIGEVLTMFGSVVLAGVLGLTATGNEAFIAPLLATHILWINLVTDGAPALALGLDPAAPDVMKQKPRPPGSGVITREMWLGIIFVGCIMAVGTLFVLDRSLPGGLIAGTGDMPYGRTMAFTTLMLFQMFNVFNARSDTHSAFYELFHNPWLWSAVTLSIILQVTVIYVPFLQRAFDTVPLRGSDWLICALVASSVLWLRELSKVVRRSLGRAR
- a CDS encoding family 1 glycosylhydrolase translates to MHALSLPFGATADDFRWAVGIEDTFVPQTRSGLRSLDEYELMGHYASWREDLALARATGARMIRWGMPWYRVEPEAGRFDWSWTDQVIPYLVDELGLEPILDLVHYGTPLWLTHSFADPRYPEAVAAYARAVAERYGDRVRFYTPLNEPVVNAQMCGQRGIWPPYLRGERGFMQVGIALALGIVRTVQALKAVDPRFIMVHVEAGGITRAQRAELEPLANEQRLLRFLFYDLITGRVDTHHPLFSRLLAHGVSLHHLQWLRDHAVELDVVGLNFYPQWSTVRLEVDAAGRLRRRLVERCGVGFGDLIGDVYERYRAPIMITETSAKGSLAIKQRWLEASVATVRALRQAGIPVIGYTWFPLFTMVDWRYRTGRGPRNDYLLELGLYESRSAVDGGLCYVATPLVEQFRRFTQQPEHAVGDLVVAPVTAAHA
- a CDS encoding carbohydrate ABC transporter permease; this translates as MTAQATPVERIQSRPASSRLPERLALYVLLLLFTLFFLLPLVWMFSTALKPFEEWVQFNWIPRNPTLENFRSIFADPSVPVLRWFANSLGIATVFTLLVLVIDAMAAYAYARMEFRGRSALFGLLLATLVMPGIMFLIPNYITIARLGWINTYQGVIAPGLAGVFGVFFLRQFFLSLPRELEEAAYIDGASVWTTFLRVALPLSRGALATLAVITFMASWNDFLWPLVVMNAREMQTLPVGLATLQGQYTFDYGKLMAGAAVTAIPVLVLYLFLQRYIVQSVAITGLKG